Proteins from a single region of Kluyveromyces lactis strain NRRL Y-1140 chromosome C complete sequence:
- the PHO90 gene encoding SPX domain-containing inorganic phosphate transporter (similar to uniprot|P25360 Saccharomyces cerevisiae YCR037C PHO87 Low-affinity inorganic phosphate (Pi) transporter involved in activation of PHO pathway expression is independent of Pi concentration and Pho4p activity contains 12 membrane-spanning segments and to uniprot|P39535 Saccharomyces cerevisiae YJL198W PHO90), with protein MKFSHSLKYNAVPEWQDYYIDYSHLKKLIYSLQQQELDQLNGGSDNKAGSSSKSNKLSSLKFWKKNGLEDDSDTGIVSGSGFGKNSGGDDDANVETIELGEYPNTKKSSKRSKFGFDFDKRSSVSSERTIFNSQDVFLAKLTDEKRKIDDFYKRLEAKLYSKFETLTKDLENAGFANLPNHLYNEAFEAQSLSGVATRVKSNETVFSGISRRLSVHSQRDHGDEEDSAIDEEEEEDDDDHVQDNTALLNYADYNLKSQKRSILKKNVIDLYVDLAQLKSFIELNRIGFSKISKKFDKVLSCSIKRDLIESGEFFHDAHIFLPDTITELDNKISHLISYYAVITDQEDDLQTVKDELRSYLRDFIVWERNTVWKDLLGLESQQNDFTSVGRPAVNGEISALENITHLEYYSYTLPKPINIKFTTIEKLSIPKLFFTMKALKIYVIIIFTIILLAVRTFHDEAQHRCMALVECVALLWATEAIPLFVTAMLVPLLVVLFRVLKTDAGQVLNAVDASSLILSKMWSSTIMVLLAGFTLAAALSKYNIAKVLASYLLTAAGVKPRNVLIVVMGVVFFLSMWISNVAAPVLTYSLIQTVLRTLDSEAPFAKALVLGVALSANVGGMASPISSPQNVIAMDYLKAYDIGWGNFFAVAIPVSIVAVFLIWILLILTFKINTSTLKPYKPIKEQFTLKQYYIIAVTLATILLWCVLSKIESAFGSAGQIAVIPIVLFFGTGLLTTHDINNFPWSIVILAMGGIALGAAVSSSGLLGTIAGSLQKRVMDYPTYAILCIFGIVMLVVGTFVSHTVSAIIIIPLVQEIGDKLPSGNAAPILVFGCTLLASCGMGLASSGFPNVTAISMTDEVGNRYLTVNNFITRGVPASLLAFIVVITIGYGIMSSVLHG; from the coding sequence atgaaattctCACACTCGTTGAAGTATAATGCTGTACCGGAGTGGCAGGATTACTATATCGACTATTctcatttgaagaaactcATTTACTCTTTACAACAGCAGGAATTGGACCAGTTGAATGGGGGCTCTGATAACAAGGCTGGATCCAGCAGTAAGTCGAATAAGCTTTCGTCGTtaaagttttggaagaaaaatggGCTCGAGGACGATTCCGATACTGGCATCGTTAGTGGTAGTGGATTTGGTAAGAACAGTggtggtgatgatgatgctAACGTGGAAACTATTGAATTAGGTGAGTATCCAAACACGAAGAAAAGTAGCAAGAGGAGTAAATTTGGATTCGATTTCGATAAGAGATCGTCAGTGTCAAGTGAAAGaaccattttcaattctcaGGATGTCTTCCTTGCTAAGTTGACCGATGAAAAACGTAAGATCGATGATTTCTACAAGAGACTTGAGGCAAAACTTTATTCCAAGTTCGAAACTTTGACAAAAGACCTTGAAAATGCTGGTTTTGCAAATTTGCCTAATCATCTTTACAATGAAGCTTTTGAAGCACAGTCATTGAGCGGTGTTGCTACAAGGGTGAAGTCAAATGAAACCGTGTTTTCTGGCATTTCAAGAAGGTTATCTGTGCACTCGCAGCGTGACCATGgcgatgaagaagacagTGCCATTgacgaggaagaagaggaagatgatgatgaccATGTTCAGGACAATACCGCATTGTTAAACTACGCAGActacaatttgaaatctcAAAAGAGATCTATCTTAAAGAAAAACGTCATCGATTTGTACGTTGACTTGGCCCAATTAAAATCTTTCATCGAATTGAATCGTATTGGTTTTTCTAAAATCTCCAAAAAATTCGACAAAGTATTGAGTTGTAGCATCAAAAGGGATCTCATTGAATCTGGAGAATTCTTCCATGATGCACATATCTTTTTGCCAGATACTATCACTGAACTAGACAACAAAATTTCGCATCTAATTTCATATTATGCTGTCATTACCGAccaagaagatgatttaCAAACCGTAAAAGATGAATTAAGGTCTTACCTTCGTGATTTCATTGTGTGGGAAAGAAACACAGTTTGGAAAGACTTACTTGGTTTGGAATCACAACAAAATGATTTCACTTCTGTTGGTAGACCAGCAGTTAACGGTGAAATAAGtgctttggaaaatattACCCATCTTGAGTATTATTCCTATACACTACCGAAACCAATCAATATAAAATTCACTACTATTGAAAAGTTATCCATACCAAAGTTATTCTTCACTATGAAGGCATTGAAAATTTACGTCATTATCATATTTACAATAATCCTTTTGGCAGTGCGGACTTTCCATGACGAAGCCCAGCATCGTTGTATGGCTTTAGTCGAATGTGTTGCTTTACTCTGGGCAACCGAAGCAATTCCTTTATTCGTTACTGCAATGTTAGTTCCATTGCTGGTAGTTTTATTCAGGGTCTTGAAAACAGATGCTGGTCAGGTCTTGAATGCAGTGGATGCATCATCGTTAATTTTGAGCAAAATGTGGTCTTCCACCATCATGGTTCTTTTGGCTGGTTTCACCCTTGCAGCTGCACTTTCCAAATATAATATTGCCAAGGTATTAGCCTCTTATTTGCTAACCGCAGCAGGTGTCAAGCCAAGAAATGTTTTGATTGTTGTCATGGGAGTGGTGTTTTTCCTATCTATGTGGATCTCTAATGTGGCTGCTCCGGTCCTAACCTATTCATTGATTCAAACTGTTTTGAGAACTCTTGATAGTGAAGCTCCATTCGCCAAGGCATTGGTGCTTGGAGTTGCTTTGTCTGCAAATGTTGGTGGTATGGCCTCTCCCATCTCTTCACCACAAAACGTTATCGCCATGGATTATTTGAAGGCATATGATATTGGCTGGGGTAACTTTTTTGCAGTAGCCATTCCAGTAAGTATTGTTGCTGtctttttgatttggatattattaattttaactttcaagatcaatacCAGCACCTTAAAGCCATACAAGCCAATCAAAGAGCAATTCACTCTAAAACAATACTACATCATAGCCGTGACTTTAGCAACAATTTTATTGTGGTGtgttctatcaaaaattgaatCGGCTTTCGGTTCAGCTGGTCAAATTGCAGTGATTCCgattgttttattttttggcACAGGACTTTTAACAACTCATGATATAAATAACTTCCCGTGGTCCATTGTCATATTGGCCATGGGTGGTATCGCATTAGGTGCTGctgtttcatcttctggtCTATTGGGAACAATCGCTGGTTCATTACAAAAAAGGGTGATGGATTATCCAACTTATGCCATTTTATGTATCTTTGGTATTGTCATGCTTGTTGTTGGTACTTTCGTATCACATACGGTTTCTGCTATTATTATCATTCCTCTCGTGCAAGAAATTGGTGACAAATTGCCATCAGGTAATGCAGCCCCTATTCTTGTGTTTGGATGTACGTTGCTAGCTTCCTGTGGTATGGGTCTCGCTTCTTCAGGATTCCCCAACGTTACTGCAATTTCCATGACTGACGAAGTTGGAAACAGATATCTAACCGTAAACAATTTCATTACGAGAGGTGTTCCAGCATCTCTACTAGCATTCATCGTCGTCATCACCATTGGATACGGTATCATGTCATCAGTTCTACACGGGTAA
- the ACO2 gene encoding aconitate hydratase ACO2 (highly similar to uniprot|P39533 Saccharomyces cerevisiae YJL200C Hypothetical ORF), with product MLSARRSVVNRARNLSTVIGNGVEPFLQAPADLKSRVPPYAKLISNLEVVKSLVNDAPLTLAEKILYSHLCDPHESITSSNLNDIRGQQYLKLNPDRVAMQDASAQMALLQFMTTGLPETAVPGSIHCDHLIVGKDGEAKDLVSSIATNQEVFDFLQSCSSKYGIQFWGPGSGIIHQIVLENFSAPGLMMLGTDSHTPNAGGLGAIAIGVGGADAVDALTGTPWELKAPKILGVKLTGHLSGWTSPKDVITKLAGILTVRGGTGFIVEYFGEGVGTLSCTGMATICNMGAEIGATTSTFPYQEAHKRYLQATNRGFIASAADQALHQYNFLKADEGAEYDKVIEINLSELEPHVNGPFTPDLSTPISEFGEKTLKEDWPQRISAGLIGSCTNSSYQDMTRAAELVRQASQAGLKPKIPFFVTPGSEQIRATLERDGLIKTFKDNGAIVLANACGPCIGQWDRQDVAKTSKEYNSIFTSFNRNFRARNDGNRNTMNFLTSPEMVTAMIYSGDAQFNPMKDAIKLQNGEEFKFNPPKGEELPGAGFISGRKEFYPENDPKPNPSVEVKVAPDSDRLQLLDPFEPWNGKELKTTVLLKVEGKCTTDHISAAGVWLKYKGHLENISYNTLIGAQNKETGEVNKAYDLDGTAYGIPELMIKWKQDKRPWIVVAEHNYGEGSAREHAALSPRFLGGEIILVKSFARIHETNLKKQGMLPLTFADESDYDRISSGDVIETVNLADMIAKYGDNGGTLDVKVTKRSGESFIIKTKHTMSKDQVEFFKAGSAINYIGTLRRSAA from the coding sequence ATGCTATCTGCTAGAAGATCGGTAGTAAACCGTGCTAGAAACCTATCCACAGTTATCGGTAATGGTGTCGAACCATTTCTGCAAGCTCCCGCTGACTTGAAGTCTAGGGTACCGCCATATGCCAAACTTATTTCCAATCTAGAAGTTGTCAAGAGTCTTGTAAATGATGCTCCGTTGACACTGGCTGAAAAAATCCTATACTCACATTTATGTGATCCTCATGAATCAATAACATCCTCCAATCTAAACGATATTAGAGGTCAACAATATTTGAAGCTTAACCCAGATCGTGTGGCTATGCAAGATGCATCTGCACAAATGGCTCTTTTACAGTTCATGACTACAGGGTTACCAGAAACAGCTGTTCCAGGTTCTATTCACTGTGATCATCTAATCGTTGGTAAAGACGGTGAAGCCAAGGATTTAGTGTCATCCATTGCAACAAACCAAGAAGTCTTCGATTTCTTGCAATCATGTTCATCCAAATATGGTATCCAGTTCTGGGGACCTGGTTCTGGTATTATCCATCAAATCGTGCTAGAGAACTTCTCTGCTCCTGGTTTGATGATGTTGGGTACCGATTCTCACACTCCAAACGCTGGTGGGTTAGGTGCAATCGCTATTGGTGTCGGTGGTGCTGATGCAGTCGATGCTTTGACCGGCACGCCTTGGGAATTGAAAGCTCCTAAGATTTTGGGTGTTAAATTAACAGGACACTTAAGTGGATGGACATCTCCAAAGGATGTTATCACCAAACTGGCTGGTATCTTAACCGTAAGAGGTGGTACCGGTTTCATCGTTGAATATTTCGGTGAAGGTGTTGGCACTCTATCCTGTACAGGTATGGCGACCATCTGTAATATGGGTGCCGAAATCGGTGCTACCACTTCTACTTTCCCTTACCAAGAAGCTCACAAACGTTATCTACAGGCTACCAACAGAGGCTTTATCGCGTCTGCTGCAGACCAAGCTTTGCACCAATATAATTTCCTAAAAGCTGATGAAGGAGCTGAATACGATAAAGTGATCGAAATCAATTTGTCAGAGTTAGAGCCTCACGTAAATGGACCATTTACACCTGATTTATCTACACCAATATCTGAGTTCGGGGaaaaaactttgaaagaggatTGGCCACAAAGAATTTCTGCTGGTTTGATCGGTTCTTGTACCAATTCTTCTTATCAAGATATGACCCGTGCTGCTGAATTGGTTAGACAAGCTTCTCAAGCAGGGTTGAAGCCAAAAATCCCATTCTTCGTAACTCCAGGTTCTGAACAAATTAGAGCAACACTAGAAAGGGATGGCCTAATCAAGACATTTAAGGACAATGGTGCTATTGTTCTTGCAAACGCTTGTGGTCCTTGTATCGGCCAATGGGATAGGCAAGATGTAGCCAAAACATCCAAAGAATATAACTCCATTTTCACATCGTTCAACAGAAACTTCAGAGCAAGAAATGACGGTAATAGAAACACAATGAATTTCCTCACTTCTCCAGAAATGGTCACAGCAATGATTTACTCTGGAGATGCGCAATTCAACCCAATGAAGGATGCTATCAAATTACAGAATGGCGAAGAGTTCAAATTCAATCCACCAAAGGGAGAAGAGCTACCTGGTGCCGGATTCATTTCAGGTAGAAAGGAATTCTATCCTGAAAATGATCCGAAACCTAATCCATCCGTGGAAGTTAAAGTTGCTCCAGATTCCGACCGTCTACAATTGTTAGATCCATTTGAACCTTGGAACGgtaaagaattgaaaactaCTGTTCTTTTGAAGGTGGAAGGAAAGTGTACGACAGATCATATTTCCGCCGCCGGTGTCTGGTTAAAGTATAAAGGTCATCTAGAAAACATCTCATACAACACGTTAATAGGTGCacaaaataaagaaacaggTGAAGTAAATAAAGCTTATGACTTAGATGGAACTGCATACGGTATCCCAGAATTAATGATCAAATGGAAGCAAGATAAGAGACCATGGATTGTAGTAGCAGAACATAACTATGGTGAAGGTTCTGCTAGAGAACATGCTGCATTGTCACCAAGATTCCTTGGAGGTGAAATAATTTTGGTCAAATCTTTTGCAAGAATTCATGAGacaaatttgaagaagcaagGTATGTTGCCATTAACTTTTGCAGATGAATCTGATTATGATAGAATCTCTTCTGGTGACGTTATAGAAACCGTTAATTTAGCGGACATGATTGCTAAGTATGGTGACAATGGAGGTACTTTGGACGTTAAAGTAACGAAACGTTCCGGTGAATCATTCATCATTAAGACTAAACATACCATGTCCAAGGACCAagttgaattcttcaaggCAGGTTCTGCAATTAACTACATCGGTACTCTACGTCGTTCAGCGGCATAA
- the BUD5 gene encoding Ras family guanine nucleotide exchange factor BUD5 (some similarities with uniprot|P25300 Saccharomyces cerevisiae YCR038C BUD5 GTP/GDP exchange factor for Rsr1p (Bud1p) required for both axial and bipolar budding patterns) gives MSYNTTPLFGRQSFLTEDNEVELNISPTQPLDLRMSIIKAQKRTSSQAIRISTIAQRLTNDSKHVSIQSTNTYTSNDTFLTANSREAQLQNDLSFQQSHPFTVFTKSKEQLHDVDVTPVVKESTFIDVTTPKASKFELVPPEEELSNSPNPIKGLGLTHSNHTPEFSYDVNQTVSDTEEGDTTHEFTFDSYGKFAHNGTLISAGDTITTTPPSTEGREHCINPRHTERKSPGFSLSEENLAYLFIIAVHSFNVSSLENKEDAAICISFEKGDVAFVHSVDESGWGEVTLIKDMRKGWVPFNYFGDAVKEEKQPNDKNGLNTFIDTRKPLEQLLSATAKFILHPQDSQVNNSNEYSFRIEYINSIRDGVKTLLQETDCVSRSNAFVQKKPMIKKMRKRLLAEWYNLMIKADSYKNTTNVSKIDTLVSLTFAVLRKAFLFYEIWSVEKRSYDLEKTHQIINKSHLIQKDLRGEQNPLDDQTVAKSCTRKDIPCLKLPPSAFNRLKEIHDILFAYFALILGRLDMVEHSPANCEVLESIVHQVILLLRELLYISQSCSSIIHQKYKNQYENNLDYNLDPLLSLVSELVSSVKVFVTQTIKERIDDSRDLLMKDERYYYTDEGEHMILIVSQMTRFISNAVSGCNNYLKLIGDFQLSDERNYPDFAAIRITPDQFIKKCSSNLIKKLDDKDQFRSFLQANKSKIISSSSYSKNLARFSTIRSGSQYNALSFGGTQMLLDYLPDKKSFFRDSLFEPFAPDPQSEKEADQINDIDKMKDEIVFDKNENLAGISFRALVFMITDEMRKSDDNLLYTFLLNYKSFGNSEELIELLISRFDSKSQAIKYTFGGKNGTFSSLASRVRSRRRLVCKVIQLWMESFWDYGDDYKLIALLINFFNEEVTEHLPIEAKLLIEIAAKLYTYSPKRLHKNPDPYIQLIPRNVNPVKKTNSGLSITSSASSSISSSTASTSFDEKFIEKYELTKLPLSSHSTISLPVPILSLGNSSLLTKRNMSDIERIVLTYRDMVGFPNGAITTRNFVTNYSLENLISEWMKLVSNSKNQAPPRNLIHNDLNISELNPLEVSKQISLIESTIFLKITPPELLKCKYSSKNPDLSKSPNVNSIITLTNLLSNYVLESILMPGIPLKKRALRIKSWLRIALSSLYFRNFNALASIMTTLQSYVISRLSMLWGMLSNEDVELFEYLSKIIHPNNNYKVYRKKIEKLVTESSSSSGLLSSKSVLPVVPFFNLFLQDLTFIDEGNPNFKNPDSFRPNKLINIDKYFKIMNTVSMMQFFQVGYDLENKHNPSKKRDSFFSLTGTIDIDSKSIKPVAELQEFILFEFWRTNTLYVKDSDRGYTLSLEMLPRN, from the coding sequence ATGAGCTATAACACAACTCCATTGTTTGGGCGACAGTCATTTTTAACCGAGGACAATGAAGTTGAACTAAATATTTCTCCTACTCAACCATTGGATCTGAGAATGTCAATAATAAAAGCTCAAAAAAGGACGTCTTCTCAAGCAATTAGAATTTCCACAATCGCCCAAAGACTAACGAACGATAGTAAACATGTTTCTATACAGTCCACTAACACCTATACTTCGAATGACACTTTTCTCACTGCAAATTCCCGCGAAGCACAACTCCAGAATGATCTAAGCTTTCAACAAAGTCATCCTTTCACAGTATTCACTAAAAGCAAAGAACAACTTCATGATGTTGATGTGACCCCAGTGGTAAAGGAGTCCACATTCATAGATGTTACGACCCCAAAGGCAAGCAAATTTGAATTAGTGCCacctgaagaagaattgagtAACTCACCTAATCCCATTAAGGGGCTAGGCTTGACGCACTCCAATCACACGCCAGAGTTCAGCTACGATGTAAATCAAACAGTTAGTGACACCGAAGAAGGTGATACCACTCATGAGTTTACATTTGACTCCTATGGAAAGTTTGCCCATAATGGTACCCTGATATCGGCTGGCGACACTATAACAACTACCCCTCCCTCAACGGAGGGGCGGGAGCACTGTATCAATCCAAGACATACCGAGAGAAAGTCTCCCGGTTTTTCCCTCTCGGAAGAAAATCTTGCGTATTTGTTTATCATTGCCGTccattctttcaatgtttCTTCGCTTGAGAATAAAGAAGATGCAGCCATTTGCATTTCATTCGAGAAAGGTGACGTTGCGTTTGTACATAGTGTTGATGAATCAGGTTGGGGAGAGGTAACTCTAATTAAAGACATGCGAAAAGGCTGGGTTCCTTTTAATTATTTTGGAGATGCAGTGAAGGAGGAAAAACAACCAAATGATAAGAATGGTTTAAATACCTTCATAGATACAAGAAAGCCGCTCGAACAATTGCTCTCTGCAACTGCTAAATTTATCCTACACCCACAAGACTCACAGGTCAATAATTCTAATGAATATTCCTTTAGAATTGAGTACATCAATAGCATTAGAGACGGTGTAAAAACCTTACTTCAGGAAACTGATTGTGTGTCTAGGTCAAACGCTTTTGTACAAAAGAAGCCAATGATTAAGAAGATGCGAAAAAGATTACTGGCAGAGTGGTACAATCTGATGATCAAAGCTGACTCTTATAAAAATACCACGAATGTCTCAAAAATTGATACTTTGGTATCTTTGACCTTCGCTGTGTTGAGAAAGGCATTCTTGTTCTATGAAATCTGGTCAGTCGAGAAGAGGTCATACGATTTGGAAAAAACCCACCAAATAATTAATAAGAGTCATTTAATACAGAAAGATTTACGAGGCGAACAAAATCCCTTAGACGACCAAACAGTGGCTAAATCATGCACTAGAAAAGATATACCATGTCTAAAATTACCTCCTTCTGCATTTAATAGACTTAAGGAGATTCACGATATTCTTTTCGCATACTTTGCATTGATCCTTGGGAGATTAGACATGGTTGAACACAGCCCTGCTAATTGCGAGGTTCTCGAGAGTATAGTACATCAGGTTATACTTTTACTCCGAGAGTTGTTGTATATAAGTCAGTCTTGCTCGTCAATCATTCATCAGAAGTACAAAAACCAATACGAGAACAATCTCGATTATAATTTGGACCCCCTTCTCTCATTAGTATCGGAACTCGTGTCATCTGTGAAGGTATTTGTCACTCAAACCATCAAAGAAAGGATAGATGATTCTCGTGATCTTTTAATGAAGGATGAACGGTACTATTATACTGATGAAGGTGAACACATGATTCTGATCGTGTCCCAAATGACCAGATTTATCAGCAATGCTGTTTCCGGCTGCAACAactatttgaaattgattggAGACTTTCAACTAAGCgatgaaagaaattatccTGATTTTGCAGCTATAAGGATCACACCTGATCAGTTCATAAAAAAATGCTCCAGcaatttgatcaaaaagtTAGATGACAAAGACCAGTTTCGATCATTTTTGCAAGcaaataaatcaaaaattatcagctcatcatcatattccaaaaatttgGCAAGATTTTCCACGATCCGTTCTGGAAGTCAATACAATGCCTTATCATTCGGAGGAACCCAAATGCTGTTAGATTACCTGCCTGATAAAAAATCATTCTTCAGAGATTCTCTATTTGAACCTTTCGCGCCTGATCCTCAAAGTGAGAAGGAAGCAGACCAGATAAATGACATTGATAAgatgaaagatgaaattgtgtttgataaaaatgaaaatttGGCAGGAATTTCTTTTAGGGCACTGGTATTTATGATAACTGatgaaatgagaaaatCTGATGATAACCTACTCTATACGTTCTTACTGAACTATAAATCATTTGGGAATAGCGAAGAGCTTATAGAGCTCTTAATTTCACGATTTGACTCTAAAAGTCAAGCAATAAAGTATACTTTCGGAGGAAAAAACGGGACTTTTTCGTCACTTGCTTCTAGAGTCCGAAGCAGACGTAGATTGGTTTGTAAAGTTATCCAACTGTGGATGGAGAGCTTCTGGGATTACGGAGATGATTATAAACTGATCGCCTTACTTAtaaattttttcaatgaagaGGTTACTGAACATCTTCCAATAGAGGCAAAGCTTTTGATTGAAATAGCCGCCAAACTTTATACTTACTCACCTAAGAGGCTGCACAAAAATCCCGACCCTTATATTCAGCTTATTCCAAGGAACGTAAATCCTGTGAAGAAAACCAATTCAGGCCTCTCCATCACATCCTCAGCATCATCATCTATTTCTAGTTCTACAGCTTCTACGTCCTTCGATGAAAAGTTTATAGAAAAGTATGAACTTACAAAACTTCCCCTCTCGTCTCACAGCACTATTTCTTTGCCAGTTCCCATTTTAAGCCTAGGAAATTCATCACTTTTAACTAAGAGAAACATGTCTGATATAGAGAGAATTGTACTGACATACAGAGATATGGTTGGCTTCCCAAATGGCGCCATAACTACCAGGAATTTTGTTACAAACTATAGCTTAGAGAATTTGATCTCTGAGTGGATGAAACTGGTGAGTAATTCGAAGAATCAGGCTCCACCAAGAAACTTAATCCATAATGACCTCAACATATCTGAGCTGAATCCACTGGAAGTTTCTAAACAGATATCATTGATTGAATCAACgatcttcttgaaaataaCTCCACCAGAACTGCTAAAGTGCAAGTACTCTTCAAAAAATCCAGATCTCTCCAAGTCTCCTAACGTGAACAGTATTATAACCCTAACAAATTTACTGTCAAACTACGTCCTGGAATCTATTTTGATGCCTGGTATTCCgctgaagaaaagagcCCTAAGAATCAAATCCTGGTTAAGAATCGCATTATCTTCACTGTATTTTAGAAATTTCAACGCCCTCGCGTCCATTATGACCACTTTACAAAGCTACGTCATTTCCAGACTTTCAATGTTGTGGGGTATGTTATCAAATGAAGATGTGGAGTTATTTGAATACCTTTCGAAGATTATTCATCCAAATAATAACTACAAAGTGtacagaaaaaaaattgaaaagctGGTTACAGAaagctcttcttctagtGGTCTActatcttcaaaatctgtGCTACCAGTAGTTCCGTTCTTTAATCTGTTTTTGCAGGATTTGACATTCATTGATGAAGGTAACCCAAACTTCAAAAACCCTGACTCATTTAGACCGAACAAGCTTATCAACATCGacaaatatttcaagatcatgAACACCGTATCCATGATGcaatttttccaagttggctatgatcttgaaaataAACATAATCcatcaaaaaaaagggactctttcttcagtttAACCGGCACCATCGATATTGACTCAAAGAGTATCAAGCCAGTTGCAGAGCTACAAGAGTTTATCCTTTTCGAATTTTGGAGAACGAATACGTTATATGTAAAAGATTCGGATAGAGGATACACTTTGAGTTTAGAAATGCTACCAAGAAATTAA